The DNA region AACGTTCCTTAAAGGCGGTAGACGAACTGGCGGCGGGGTCTGCGGGTGGGTGGGGACGGGCGTCCACAGATCCAGGGTTTCGCGTGGGCGTTGAGCTGGGTGGTGGCCACCTCGACGGCGTGGGTGATCTCGTCGGGATCGGCGAAGGTCTGGCCGGCGAACGCGGCCCGGCGTAGGAGTCGCCACCAGCCTTCGGCCAGGTTGAGCCAGCAGGCCTTCTTCGGGATGAATACCTGTTGGATGCGTGGGTGGTGGGTCAGCCACTCGCGGACTTTCCCGCTGGTGTGGGTGGTCAGGTTGTCGGTGACGATCCGGATCGGGCCGCGGGGGTTGGCGTGGATGACCTCGGTGAGCAGCCTGATCCAGCCGTCGCTGTTGCGAGCCGGGGCGCAGTAGGTGATCTCGGTGCCGTCGCGGATGCGCAGGGCGCCGAAGACCCAGGTCTTCTCGCTGCTACGGGAGTACTCGCGCTGGGGCCTGTAAAAGTAACGGCTCTGCCGCACATCCGGTGGTAGCTGACGTGGCACTCTATGTCACTATCCGTCATGGTTGGTGTGGATGGCCTGGTGGCGGTGGTGTTCGCAGGGTTGGCGCCGTTGGTCGTGGAGGACGTGGCGGACGAGGGTGACCGGATCCGGGTCACGGCGCGGACTCCGGACCGGCCGGTCGCGTGCCCCCGCTGCGGCGCGTTGACGGCGCGGGTGCACAGCTATCACGTGCGGACACCGGTGGATGTGGCGCTGGATGCACGCCGGGTGCTGCTGGGTGTGCGGGTCCGTCGGCTCGTGTGCCCGACGCGGGGCTGTCTGCGGACGTTTCGGGAGCAGG from Parafrankia discariae includes:
- a CDS encoding transposase, encoding MPRQLPPDVRQSRYFYRPQREYSRSSEKTWVFGALRIRDGTEITYCAPARNSDGWIRLLTEVIHANPRGPIRIVTDNLTTHTSGKVREWLTHHPRIQQVFIPKKACWLNLAEGWWRLLRRAAFAGQTFADPDEITHAVEVATTQLNAHAKPWICGRPSPPTRRPRRQFVYRL